From the genome of Ignavibacteria bacterium:
ACAGTTGCCACAGGTAATGCAACGATCCTGTATTATAAGAGCCTGTCCGTTCACTACCCTGATCGCTTTCGCCGGACACTCTCTAATACACGAGTAACACCTTTTACATCTGTCAGGTACGGTAAATATTACACCGGACATTCTTAAACTTCCGCAATAATCTCTTTTAAGCATGCATATTTGATGCCAAACTTAATGAGTCAATTTTGATGCTTAAAGCAAGAATCTGTTAATGAGCGAAAATTCAATTTCTCACAAACGATAAAATTTTGTCTTAATTTTTGGAAACGGGATGAAAAACGATTTACAATATTGAATCGATTTCGTGAAATAGCAGGGATTTCGTTGGGCCGGGAGAAGGTTTACTACTTGATAATTTAAATCACCTCCAATGCCACGGAACAACTGCTTCCTGTGAAAATTATCACCCAAAATTTGAGATTGGTGATTTCTTTTATCTCAGGCAGTTGCTTGTATCTTTCCACCTGTTTTATAGCGGCAGTTTTCACATCTTCAAGGGTTGAAGCATCTCCTTTTTTAATGTACTTTATCTCAAAAAGGTGCTGGAATGCAGGGCTGTAGATTTGTGAATTCAAAAACAAAAGGTCGGGGTAGTTAAGGTTTACTTCCTGTTCACTCTTAATTTTGAATGATTTTGTGAGCGAAATATATACGATAAAAAGCAGTTTTACATATTTCTCATCAAAATTCATAAAATCGCGATTGGAGAGATTTTGTAAAATGGACTCAACTATCCTGATCACCGGCTGAACATCATTTGAGTTTCCCATCGCTCTTGCAGCATTTTTCAGGTCTTCAATATCGGGTTCTATCTGATTTTTTTCACTCATTTCATTCGCGAAAAAATCCCAAAACACTTCCTTAATTACATAATTTGGAATCTCAAACAACAGATCGAAATCCCTCCCGCCCTTAATTGTCAATAAACCGTTATAATAGAGCAAAGTGATAAAATCCTGAACGGTAAATTTGCGCTCAAATGTGAAAATTTGAGTTAGATTGGAAGGGTAATAACCTGTCTTCAAAATAGTATCAATCACCTCGACATTTGCTTCGTAGTTCTCGAGAGCCACAATCTTTTTGATCTTCGAGAAATCTGTCACAATATTACTGTCCACCATTTCGCGGGGATATTTCAGCGTAACCTGATTTATCTCCGAGAAAAATCTTAGTAACATCGCCGGATTATAAAGTCTTGTATTTGCTTCAGGGGAGAACAAACTGCCATTATACCAGGCGGCAACATCTTCAAGAATCTTTTCTGCAGCCTCCTTTTGAATACCAGGCAGAAGGTCATAAATCATCTTTTCAACTTCCGCTGTGGTAAATC
Proteins encoded in this window:
- a CDS encoding AAA family ATPase, with product MNKRKKIPYGIADFRTLIQSDCYYVDRTQFIKKLEECSNYLFFLRPRRFGKSLTISMLEYYYGLQFKDEFDSLFLNLYIGQKEHTTPNKNNYYVLRFDFTGINTSNLDDIMDGFNKKIQNALSMFNSKYELLDEMKYAEVMENTYPSDTLGDYLSEISERLENKIMVLIDEYDHFTNEILSFHFDTFSDIVSKNGFVRKFYETIKYFTGKGIIERFFATGVTPVTLDSMTSGFNIGTNISTHESFNEMAGFTTAEVEKMIYDLLPGIQKEAAEKILEDVAAWYNGSLFSPEANTRLYNPAMLLRFFSEINQVTLKYPREMVDSNIVTDFSKIKKIVALENYEANVEVIDTILKTGYYPSNLTQIFTFERKFTVQDFITLLYYNGLLTIKGGRDFDLLFEIPNYVIKEVFWDFFANEMSEKNQIEPDIEDLKNAARAMGNSNDVQPVIRIVESILQNLSNRDFMNFDEKYVKLLFIVYISLTKSFKIKSEQEVNLNYPDLLFLNSQIYSPAFQHLFEIKYIKKGDASTLEDVKTAAIKQVERYKQLPEIKEITNLKFWVIIFTGSSCSVALEVI